From a region of the Buteo buteo chromosome 7, bButBut1.hap1.1, whole genome shotgun sequence genome:
- the TSR1 gene encoding pre-rRNA-processing protein TSR1 homolog isoform X2 codes for MPAPGPGARGGPSLSCCFPQDCFQSAGKPSPCGRAAFLLCKYLYKELINKALKEGLSLLPLIPHPSLRRGADGNRPPSLHRLWGLPLPRSGALPGGRVRRSSLSAGRAGAALTPVPQAAILVWARFCALPACPAAAEVTRAARAEALRRQRGGSMVAAGAHRPGPLKQQNKAHKGGKHSGSSQRRAGGRVSVKAQPRRRLRDLSRVDRRHQALQLRRQRKEAVLAEKRSLGSRDGPPHLVVLVPLHSRAAAHDTLCLLQSQDSAVVRVDEGRTGGFALLCPRLKQRWHFVTAQAGDLHAVLDLAKVADSLLFILDPADGWDSVGEHCLSCLFAQGLPSYALAVPGGTDLPPKKRIDARKKLAKAIEKRFPEAKLFPLNTEQESSLLLRHLATQKQRHLAFRDRRAHLLAYAAEFVPGQESDLVGTLKVSGFVRGQTLDVNSLVHIVGHGDFQMSQVDAPPDPLSLNPRVIKGQKRSQDMEDDSVNGTDEMEEDVKVLMKADPNKQASLQSEVVPDPMEGEQTWPTEEELQEAEASLKANRRLVKVPKGTSKYQAAWIVDDGEGGSEKDDDDEEDDIDDDMMEEAVSQEGESSEEEEEPAEEECETMTVSECLRDDRYDEKVEEDEQMLERYKQERMDEMFPDEVDTPRDVPARVRFQKYRGLKSFRTSPWDPKENLPRDYARIFQFQDFSRTRKHLFRQIEKEETEGALVGWYVTLHVCNVPVSVMESFKEGKPLVLFSLLPHEQKMSVLNFLVRRHPSNSEPVRTKEELIFHCGFRRFRASPLFSQHTSADKHKLERFLRPDAALVVTVYAPITFPPASVLLFKQRSNGMHDLIATGSLLSVDPDRIVVKRLVLSGHPFKIFTKTAVVRYMFFNREDVMWFKPVELRTKWGRRGHIKEPLGTHGHMKCHFDGQLKSQDTVLLNLYKRVFPKWTYDPHVPEPVPWVRSESALPVQEVEME; via the exons atgccTGCCCCAGGGCCTGGGGCTCGGGGAGGGCcttccctcagctgctgcttcccacAGGACTGTTTCCAGAGCGCGGGCAAGCCGTCTCCCTGCGGGCGGGCAGCTTTCCTCTTGTGTAAATACCTGTACAAAGAACTAATCAATAAAGCGCTGAAGGAAGGGCTGTCGCTCCTGCCTCTCATTCCGCACCCCTCCCTCCGCCGTGGCGCTGACGGGAACCGGCCTCCCTCCCTGCACCGGCTCTGGGGCTTGCCCCTGCCCCGCAGCGGTGCTCTCCCCGGGGGCCGGGTCCGCCGCTCCTCCCTTTCAGCGGGCAGGGCCGGAGCTGCGCTCACCCCCGTCCCTCAGGCCGCCATCTTAGTTTGGGCGAGGTTCTGCGCGCTCCCGGCGTGCCCCGCGGCGGCGGAAGTGACGCGCGCGGCGCGGGCGGAAGCGCTGAGGAGGCAGCGAGGAGGCAGCATGGTGGCGGCGGGCGCCCACCGGCCCGGGCCGCTGAAGCAGCAGAACAAGGCGCACAAGGGCGGGAAGCACAGCGGGTCGTCGCAGCGCCGCGCTGGAG GCCGCGTCTCTGTCAAGGCCCAGCCCCGCCGGCGGCTCCGTGATCTCAGCAGGGTGGACCGGCGGCACCAGGCGCTGCAGCTCCGCCGGCAGCGCAAGGAGGCG GTGCTGGCGGAGAAGCGGAGCttgggcagcagggatgggccCCCCCACCTCGTGGTTCTGGTGCCACtgcacagcagggctgcagcccacGACACcctctgcttgctgcagagccaggactCGGCTGTTGTCCGTGTGGATGAGGGGAGAACTGGTGGCTTTGCGCTCCTTTGCCCCCGACTCAAGCAGCGCTGGCATTTTGTGACAGCACAGGCAG GGGACCTTCACGCTGTCTTAGACCTAGCAAAGGTTGCTGACTCCCTCCTGTTCATCCTGGATCCTGCAGATGGCTGGGACAGCGTGGGGGAGCACTGCCTCTCCTGCCTGTTTGCACAGGGGCTCCCCAGTTATG CTCTTGCTGTCCCAGGGGGCACTGACTTGCCACCTAAGAAGCGGATAGATGCTAGGAAGAAACTTGCCAAAGCGATTGAGAAGCGCTTTCCCGAGGCCAAGCTCTTCCCCCTGAACACGGAGCAGGAGTCCTCGCTGCTGCTGAGGCACCTTGCCACCCAGAAGCAGCGGCATCTTGCTTTTCGGGACAGGCGGGCTCACCTGCTCGCCTATGCTGCTGAGTTTGTGCCCGGTCAGGAGAGTGACCTAGTTGGGACCTTGAAGGTGTCTGGCTTTGTCCGGGGACAGACCCTCGACGTGAACAGCCTGGTGCATATTGTGGGGCATGGAGACTTCCAGATGAGCCAGGTGGAtgccccccccgaccccctcTCTTTGAACCCCCGAGTGATTAAAGGACAGAAGAGGAGTCAGGACATGGAG GATGACTCTGTAAATGGTACTGATGAGATGGAGGAAGATGTTAAGGTCCTGATGAAGGCAGATCCAAACAAGCAGGCATCTTTGCAGTCAGAAGTGGTTCCTGATCCTATGGAAGGGGAGCAGACATGGCCTACTGAAGAAGAACTGCAAGAAGCAGAGG CTTCTCTGAAGGCAAACAGGAGACTGGTGAAGGTCCCCAAAGGCACATCCAAGTACCAGGCTGCCTGGATTGTGGATGATGGAGAAGGCGGCAGTGagaaagatgatgatgatgaagaggaTGATATTGATGATGATATGATGGAAGAGGCAGTTTCCCAG GAGGGGGAAAGCagcgaggaggaagaggaaccTGCAGAGGAGGAGTGTGAGACTATGACTGTTTCTGAGTGCTTGCGGGATGACCGGTATGATGAGAAGGTGGAAGAAGATGAACAGATGCTGGAGAGATACAAACAGGAGAGAATGGATGAAATGTTTCCAGATGAAGTGGACACGCCACGTGATGTGCCTGCCAGAGTCCG GTTCCAGAAGTACAGGGGGCTGAAGAGCTTCCGGACTTCTCCATGGGACCCCAAAGAGAATCTCCCAAGGGATTATGCCAGGATTTTCCAGTTCCAGGACTTCTCCCGAACCAGAAAGCACCTCTTCCGGCAAATAGAGAAAGAGGAGACTGAAGGAGCCTTG GTTGGCTGGTATGTTACACTTCATGTCTGCAATGTCCCTGTCTCAGTGATGGAGAGCTTCAAAGAAGGAAAGCCTCTAGTCCTGTTCTCGCTACTTCCCCATGAACAAAAG ATGTCCGTGTTGAATTTCCTGGTGCGTCGGCATCCAAGCAACAGCGAGCCAGTGAGGACAAAGGAGGAACTGATCTTTCACTGTGGGTTCAGACGCTTCCGAGCATCCCCCCTGTTCTCCCAGCACACCTCAG CTGATAAGCACAAGCTGGAGCGTTTCCTGCGCCCGGATGCTGCCCTGGTGGTGACTGTTTATGCTCCCATCActttccctcctgcctcagtgctgctttttaaacagagaagtAACG GAATGCACGACCTCATCGCCAcgggttctctgctttctgtggaCCCAGACAGAATTGTTGTCAAGCGGCTGGTGCTCAGTGGCCATCCTTTCAAGATCTTTACCAAGACGGCTGTTGTGCGATACATGTTCTTTAACAGAG AGGATGTGATGTGGTTTAAGCCAGTGGAGCTCAGGACAAAATGGGGTCGTAGAGGACACATTAAGGAGCCATTAG GGACCCATGGTCACATGAAGTGCCACTTTGATGGACAGCTGAAGTCCCAGGATACGGTGCTGCTGAACCTCTACAAGCGCGTTTTTCCTAAATGGACTTATGATCCCCATGTTCCAGAGCCCGTGCCGTGGGTGAGGAGTGAGAGTGCGCTGCCAGTGCAGGAGGTGGAAATGGAATAA
- the TSR1 gene encoding pre-rRNA-processing protein TSR1 homolog isoform X1, producing the protein MPAPGPGARGGPSLSCCFPQDCFQSAGKPSPCGRAAFLLCKYLYKELINKALKEGLSLLPLIPHPSLRRGADGNRPPSLHRLWGLPLPRSGALPGGRVRRSSLSAGRAGAALTPVPQAAILVWARFCALPACPAAAEVTRAARAEALRRQRGGSMVAAGAHRPGPLKQQNKAHKGGKHSGSSQRRAGGRVSVKAQPRRRLRDLSRVDRRHQALQLRRQRKEAVLAEKRSLGSRDGPPHLVVLVPLHSRAAAHDTLCLLQSQDSAVVRVDEGRTGGFALLCPRLKQRWHFVTAQAGDLHAVLDLAKVADSLLFILDPADGWDSVGEHCLSCLFAQGLPSYALAVPGGTDLPPKKRIDARKKLAKAIEKRFPEAKLFPLNTEQESSLLLRHLATQKQRHLAFRDRRAHLLAYAAEFVPGQESDLVGTLKVSGFVRGQTLDVNSLVHIVGHGDFQMSQVDAPPDPLSLNPRVIKGQKRSQDMEVQDDSVNGTDEMEEDVKVLMKADPNKQASLQSEVVPDPMEGEQTWPTEEELQEAEASLKANRRLVKVPKGTSKYQAAWIVDDGEGGSEKDDDDEEDDIDDDMMEEAVSQEGESSEEEEEPAEEECETMTVSECLRDDRYDEKVEEDEQMLERYKQERMDEMFPDEVDTPRDVPARVRFQKYRGLKSFRTSPWDPKENLPRDYARIFQFQDFSRTRKHLFRQIEKEETEGALVGWYVTLHVCNVPVSVMESFKEGKPLVLFSLLPHEQKMSVLNFLVRRHPSNSEPVRTKEELIFHCGFRRFRASPLFSQHTSADKHKLERFLRPDAALVVTVYAPITFPPASVLLFKQRSNGMHDLIATGSLLSVDPDRIVVKRLVLSGHPFKIFTKTAVVRYMFFNREDVMWFKPVELRTKWGRRGHIKEPLGTHGHMKCHFDGQLKSQDTVLLNLYKRVFPKWTYDPHVPEPVPWVRSESALPVQEVEME; encoded by the exons atgccTGCCCCAGGGCCTGGGGCTCGGGGAGGGCcttccctcagctgctgcttcccacAGGACTGTTTCCAGAGCGCGGGCAAGCCGTCTCCCTGCGGGCGGGCAGCTTTCCTCTTGTGTAAATACCTGTACAAAGAACTAATCAATAAAGCGCTGAAGGAAGGGCTGTCGCTCCTGCCTCTCATTCCGCACCCCTCCCTCCGCCGTGGCGCTGACGGGAACCGGCCTCCCTCCCTGCACCGGCTCTGGGGCTTGCCCCTGCCCCGCAGCGGTGCTCTCCCCGGGGGCCGGGTCCGCCGCTCCTCCCTTTCAGCGGGCAGGGCCGGAGCTGCGCTCACCCCCGTCCCTCAGGCCGCCATCTTAGTTTGGGCGAGGTTCTGCGCGCTCCCGGCGTGCCCCGCGGCGGCGGAAGTGACGCGCGCGGCGCGGGCGGAAGCGCTGAGGAGGCAGCGAGGAGGCAGCATGGTGGCGGCGGGCGCCCACCGGCCCGGGCCGCTGAAGCAGCAGAACAAGGCGCACAAGGGCGGGAAGCACAGCGGGTCGTCGCAGCGCCGCGCTGGAG GCCGCGTCTCTGTCAAGGCCCAGCCCCGCCGGCGGCTCCGTGATCTCAGCAGGGTGGACCGGCGGCACCAGGCGCTGCAGCTCCGCCGGCAGCGCAAGGAGGCG GTGCTGGCGGAGAAGCGGAGCttgggcagcagggatgggccCCCCCACCTCGTGGTTCTGGTGCCACtgcacagcagggctgcagcccacGACACcctctgcttgctgcagagccaggactCGGCTGTTGTCCGTGTGGATGAGGGGAGAACTGGTGGCTTTGCGCTCCTTTGCCCCCGACTCAAGCAGCGCTGGCATTTTGTGACAGCACAGGCAG GGGACCTTCACGCTGTCTTAGACCTAGCAAAGGTTGCTGACTCCCTCCTGTTCATCCTGGATCCTGCAGATGGCTGGGACAGCGTGGGGGAGCACTGCCTCTCCTGCCTGTTTGCACAGGGGCTCCCCAGTTATG CTCTTGCTGTCCCAGGGGGCACTGACTTGCCACCTAAGAAGCGGATAGATGCTAGGAAGAAACTTGCCAAAGCGATTGAGAAGCGCTTTCCCGAGGCCAAGCTCTTCCCCCTGAACACGGAGCAGGAGTCCTCGCTGCTGCTGAGGCACCTTGCCACCCAGAAGCAGCGGCATCTTGCTTTTCGGGACAGGCGGGCTCACCTGCTCGCCTATGCTGCTGAGTTTGTGCCCGGTCAGGAGAGTGACCTAGTTGGGACCTTGAAGGTGTCTGGCTTTGTCCGGGGACAGACCCTCGACGTGAACAGCCTGGTGCATATTGTGGGGCATGGAGACTTCCAGATGAGCCAGGTGGAtgccccccccgaccccctcTCTTTGAACCCCCGAGTGATTAAAGGACAGAAGAGGAGTCAGGACATGGAGGTACAG GATGACTCTGTAAATGGTACTGATGAGATGGAGGAAGATGTTAAGGTCCTGATGAAGGCAGATCCAAACAAGCAGGCATCTTTGCAGTCAGAAGTGGTTCCTGATCCTATGGAAGGGGAGCAGACATGGCCTACTGAAGAAGAACTGCAAGAAGCAGAGG CTTCTCTGAAGGCAAACAGGAGACTGGTGAAGGTCCCCAAAGGCACATCCAAGTACCAGGCTGCCTGGATTGTGGATGATGGAGAAGGCGGCAGTGagaaagatgatgatgatgaagaggaTGATATTGATGATGATATGATGGAAGAGGCAGTTTCCCAG GAGGGGGAAAGCagcgaggaggaagaggaaccTGCAGAGGAGGAGTGTGAGACTATGACTGTTTCTGAGTGCTTGCGGGATGACCGGTATGATGAGAAGGTGGAAGAAGATGAACAGATGCTGGAGAGATACAAACAGGAGAGAATGGATGAAATGTTTCCAGATGAAGTGGACACGCCACGTGATGTGCCTGCCAGAGTCCG GTTCCAGAAGTACAGGGGGCTGAAGAGCTTCCGGACTTCTCCATGGGACCCCAAAGAGAATCTCCCAAGGGATTATGCCAGGATTTTCCAGTTCCAGGACTTCTCCCGAACCAGAAAGCACCTCTTCCGGCAAATAGAGAAAGAGGAGACTGAAGGAGCCTTG GTTGGCTGGTATGTTACACTTCATGTCTGCAATGTCCCTGTCTCAGTGATGGAGAGCTTCAAAGAAGGAAAGCCTCTAGTCCTGTTCTCGCTACTTCCCCATGAACAAAAG ATGTCCGTGTTGAATTTCCTGGTGCGTCGGCATCCAAGCAACAGCGAGCCAGTGAGGACAAAGGAGGAACTGATCTTTCACTGTGGGTTCAGACGCTTCCGAGCATCCCCCCTGTTCTCCCAGCACACCTCAG CTGATAAGCACAAGCTGGAGCGTTTCCTGCGCCCGGATGCTGCCCTGGTGGTGACTGTTTATGCTCCCATCActttccctcctgcctcagtgctgctttttaaacagagaagtAACG GAATGCACGACCTCATCGCCAcgggttctctgctttctgtggaCCCAGACAGAATTGTTGTCAAGCGGCTGGTGCTCAGTGGCCATCCTTTCAAGATCTTTACCAAGACGGCTGTTGTGCGATACATGTTCTTTAACAGAG AGGATGTGATGTGGTTTAAGCCAGTGGAGCTCAGGACAAAATGGGGTCGTAGAGGACACATTAAGGAGCCATTAG GGACCCATGGTCACATGAAGTGCCACTTTGATGGACAGCTGAAGTCCCAGGATACGGTGCTGCTGAACCTCTACAAGCGCGTTTTTCCTAAATGGACTTATGATCCCCATGTTCCAGAGCCCGTGCCGTGGGTGAGGAGTGAGAGTGCGCTGCCAGTGCAGGAGGTGGAAATGGAATAA
- the SRR gene encoding serine racemase isoform X2 — translation MRVRPRGRVVAEHMAGPPRLALAEVRAAEERLRGRLHRTPLLTSRSLDRLAGRRLLFKCELFQRTGSFKIRGALNAVRSLVEESKRAGGGLPRAVVTHSSGNHGQALACAAQAEGIPAYIVVPRTAPHCKQAAILTYGATLVPCKPNDKSRAETASRVVQETGGVMVHPNQEPVVIAGQGTIALEVLEQAPEVNAIVAPVGGGGMIAGIAVAIKALRPDVKVFAAEPRNADDCYQSKVRGELTPNLHLPDTIADAVKTSIGPNTWPIIRDLVDDVLTVSEEEIKRATRLVWERMKLLIEPTAGVGVAAVLSEQFQAVPRDVENVCIVLCGGNVDLSSLTWLTDLPGKVE, via the exons ATGCGCGTTCGCCCCCGGGGCCGGGTGGTCGCCGAGCACAtggccgggccgccccgcctGGCGCTGGCCGAGGTCCGGGCGGCGGAGGAACGGCTCCGGGGCCGGCTGCACCGCACGCCGCTGCTCACCAGCCGGAGCCTGGACCGCCTGGCCGGCCGACGGCTGCTCTTCAAGTGCGAGCTCTTCCAGAGGACCGGCTCCTTCAAG ATCCGCGGTGCCCTGAACGCAGTCAGGAGCCTCGTTGAGGAGAGCAAACGCGCTGGAGGGGGGCTGCCTCGGGCCGTCGTGACGCACAGCAGTGGGAATCACGGGCAGGCGCTCGCCTGTGCTGCCCAGGCAGAAG GGATTCCCGCCTATATCGTGGTGCCCCGGACAGCCCCGCACTGTAAGCAAGCTGCCATCCTCACCTATGGTGCAACACTGGTGCCATGCAAGCCCAATGACAAG TCCAGAGCAGAGACAGCATCTCGCGTAGTCCAGGAGACAGGAGGAGTCATGGTGCACCCCAACCAGGAGCCGGTGGTGATTGCAGGGCAAGGCACAATCGCCCTGGAGGTACTGGAGCAG GCACCCGAGGTAAATGCAATAGTGGCTCCCGTTGGAGGTGGAGGAATGATTGCAGGAATAGCAGTTGCCATCAAG GCTTTGAGACCAGATGTGAAAGTGTTTGCTGCTGAGCCACGCAACGCAGATGACTGTTACCAGTCCAAGGTAAGAGGGGAACTGACCCCCAACCTTCACCTGCCGGATACCATCGCAGATGCAGTTAAAACCAGCATCGGACCAAACACATGGCCCATCATCAGGGATTTGGTTGATGATGTCCTGACAGTCTCAGAGGAAGAAATCAAG CGAGCCACGCGGCTGGTGTGGGAAAGGATGAAGCTGCTGATTGAGCCAACAGCAGGCGTGGGAGTGGCAGCCGTGCTCTCGGAGCAGTTCCAGGCAGTCCCCCGGGATGTGGAGAACGTTTGCATCGTGCTGTGCGGGGGAAACGTGGACCTGAGCTCCCTGACCTGGCTCACAGACCTCCCTGGGAAAGTGGAATGA
- the SRR gene encoding serine racemase isoform X1, whose product MRVRPRGRVVAEHMAGPPRLALAEVRAAEERLRGRLHRTPLLTSRSLDRLAGRRLLFKCELFQRTGSFKIRGALNAVRSLVEESKRAGGGLPRAVVTHSSGNHGQALACAAQAEGIPAYIVVPRTAPHCKQAAILTYGATLVPCKPNDKSRAETASRVVQETGGVMVHPNQEPVVIAGQGTIALEVLEQVRETHSPDPAQGSAPCRQGHSKKGYLRCQKQSRFLSAQAPEVNAIVAPVGGGGMIAGIAVAIKALRPDVKVFAAEPRNADDCYQSKVRGELTPNLHLPDTIADAVKTSIGPNTWPIIRDLVDDVLTVSEEEIKRATRLVWERMKLLIEPTAGVGVAAVLSEQFQAVPRDVENVCIVLCGGNVDLSSLTWLTDLPGKVE is encoded by the exons ATGCGCGTTCGCCCCCGGGGCCGGGTGGTCGCCGAGCACAtggccgggccgccccgcctGGCGCTGGCCGAGGTCCGGGCGGCGGAGGAACGGCTCCGGGGCCGGCTGCACCGCACGCCGCTGCTCACCAGCCGGAGCCTGGACCGCCTGGCCGGCCGACGGCTGCTCTTCAAGTGCGAGCTCTTCCAGAGGACCGGCTCCTTCAAG ATCCGCGGTGCCCTGAACGCAGTCAGGAGCCTCGTTGAGGAGAGCAAACGCGCTGGAGGGGGGCTGCCTCGGGCCGTCGTGACGCACAGCAGTGGGAATCACGGGCAGGCGCTCGCCTGTGCTGCCCAGGCAGAAG GGATTCCCGCCTATATCGTGGTGCCCCGGACAGCCCCGCACTGTAAGCAAGCTGCCATCCTCACCTATGGTGCAACACTGGTGCCATGCAAGCCCAATGACAAG TCCAGAGCAGAGACAGCATCTCGCGTAGTCCAGGAGACAGGAGGAGTCATGGTGCACCCCAACCAGGAGCCGGTGGTGATTGCAGGGCAAGGCACAATCGCCCTGGAGGTACTGGAGCAGGTGAGGGAAACGCACAGCCCGGACCCAGCCCAGGGCTCTGCTCCTTGTAGGCAGGGGCACAGCAAAAAGGGGTACCTGAGGTGCCAGAAGCAGTCACGCTTCCTTTCTGCACAGGCACCCGAGGTAAATGCAATAGTGGCTCCCGTTGGAGGTGGAGGAATGATTGCAGGAATAGCAGTTGCCATCAAG GCTTTGAGACCAGATGTGAAAGTGTTTGCTGCTGAGCCACGCAACGCAGATGACTGTTACCAGTCCAAGGTAAGAGGGGAACTGACCCCCAACCTTCACCTGCCGGATACCATCGCAGATGCAGTTAAAACCAGCATCGGACCAAACACATGGCCCATCATCAGGGATTTGGTTGATGATGTCCTGACAGTCTCAGAGGAAGAAATCAAG CGAGCCACGCGGCTGGTGTGGGAAAGGATGAAGCTGCTGATTGAGCCAACAGCAGGCGTGGGAGTGGCAGCCGTGCTCTCGGAGCAGTTCCAGGCAGTCCCCCGGGATGTGGAGAACGTTTGCATCGTGCTGTGCGGGGGAAACGTGGACCTGAGCTCCCTGACCTGGCTCACAGACCTCCCTGGGAAAGTGGAATGA